A genomic region of Cannabis sativa cultivar Pink pepper isolate KNU-18-1 chromosome 1, ASM2916894v1, whole genome shotgun sequence contains the following coding sequences:
- the LOC115704946 gene encoding transcription factor MYB15, which produces MGRAPCCSKVGLHRGPWTPREDTLLTSYIQAHGEGHWRSLPKKAGLLRCGKSCRLRWMNYLRPDIKRGNITPDEDDLIIRLHSLLGNRWSLIAGRLPGRTDNEIKNYWNTHLGKRIVGSDPEKLSGTRGRSTKKRGNINNNNNKTSANAKKKKIINKKNNKKKNKSNDELEMPKIHLPKPVRVSSFSLVRNYSFEGSTTTSNNINNNITNNNNNNNNVTTITRCESSSSQEIKGLDHHEVDDDNNDVNDDEHVPWLSFMADDNDDDLDNDHDLVINGSNNSTTTAASDNNHSNNNDKDHHNNNNSYTLEKLYEEYRQLLKTEEFHDQQQHHDHQAELDSFAESLLI; this is translated from the exons ATGGGAAGAGCTCCATGTTGTTCTAAGGTTGGGTTGCATAGAGGTCCATGGACTCCTAGAGAAGACACACTTCTCACTAGCTACATTCAAGCCCATGGTGAAGGCCATTGGAGATCCTTGCCTAAAAAAGCtg GGCTTCTAAGGTGTGGAAAGAGTTGTAGGCTAAGATGGATGAACTATCTTAGACCAGATATCAAGAGAGGTAACATTACTCCCGATGAGGATGACCTTATAATTAGGCTGCATTCTCTTTTGGGCAACCGTTGGTCTCTCATTGCGGGTCGCCTTCCGGGTCGGACCGATAACGAGATCAAGAACTATTGGAACACCCACTTGGGCAAACGTATCGTAGGATCCGACCCGGAAAAATTATCGGGTACCCGAGGAAGGTCcaccaagaaaagagggaacattaataataataataacaagacTAGTGCAAAtgcaaagaagaagaaaatcatTAACAAGAAgaacaacaagaagaagaataagagcAATGATGAGTTGGAGATGCCCAAAATCCATCTTCCAAAGCCAGTTAGGGTTTCTTCTTTCTCCTTGGTTAGGAACTACAGCTTTGAAGGGAGCACTACTActagtaataatattaataataacattacgaataataataataataataataacgttACTACTATTACTCGATGTGAGTCTAGTTCGAGCCAGGAAATAAAAGGATTAGATCATCATGAAGTTGATGATGATAATAATGATGTAAATGATGATGAACATGTTCCTTGGTTGAGTTTCATGgctgatgataatgatgatgatctTGATAATGATCATGACCTTGTCATTAATGGTAGTAATAATTCTACTACTACAGCTGCTTCTGATAATAATCATAgcaataataatgataaagatcatcataataataataatagttataCACTAGAAAAGCTCTACGAGGAATATCGGCAGCTTCTGAAGACCGAAGAATTTCACGATCAGCAGCAGCATCATGATCACCAAGCTGAGTTAGACTCCTTTGCCGAGTCATTGTtgatctaa